TTTTAAATAGTATTTAAAAGGCTTGCATCCATCAAGTATAGCGGCTTCTTCCAGATCAGGAGGGACCTTCATAAAAAAGGTTCCTGTAATAAGTGTGGCCATTGGTGCATTCAGTATAACGTAAATCAGAATAAGTCCCCAGTAAGTGTTTAAAAGGTTAAGGGTTTTGAGGAACTGGGTTATGGGGATAAGGATTACGTGGTAAGGCAAAAAAGTTACCACAACAATTGCAAAAAAGAGGTAAGTCGCGAAACGAAAATTAAATCCAGTAAGAGCGTACCCGGCCATGGATCCTATCAGAATACATACAAATGTAGCGCTCAAACTGATAATCAGGCTATTTCTGAGGCCAATTTTTAGTGCTTCAAAAGCTTTGGCATAATTGCTGGTTTGAAGTTTTTGGGGAGGAACGAGGTACTTTTGCAGAGCTACTTCTTCCTGAGTTTTGAGCGAAGTACTAATCATGGCGTATATTGGTATCATCCAGAGAAAAACCATAACACATAATAAAACGGTGATTGTTAAAACAAAAGTGCGATCTTTCATATCCTCACCCACTTTTTTATGGCCCACATGGAATAAGGGATAACCATAGCTGCCGAGAGAGCCAGAATGACAATACTCGTGGCTGTCCCCATTCCGATATCTCGAGAGTCAAAGGTGAGTCTGTACATTAAGTAGGGTAAAATTTCGGTGCTGACTCCAGGACCACCTCTGGTCATTATCCAGACCAGGTCGAAGACCTTTACTGTGGTTATAGCGAGCATTGTGGTGCAGATGAGAGTTGCGTGACCTACATTAGGGAAAATGATTCTAAATGCTACCGTCCAGTGAGAAGCACCATCTACTCTGGCAGCCTCAACCATTTCGTAGGGTATGCCTTTTATGGCTCCCAGATAGATTACCAGAGCGAAGCCAAGGTATTGCCAGAAAGCCGCTACAATCATGCAGTATATGGCTGTTTTGGGAAGCGCAATCCAACCCAGGCGCGAAGTGTTCACTCCCAACATTTTGAGAATAGAATTAATCAGGCCGGAACTGGGGTCATACATCCAAGCCCATAACACTCCGGTAATAATGAAAGAGAGAGCCATGGGGAAGAGAAATATTTGCCAAAAAATACTCTCACCTCTTCTAAGATGTGTCAGGAGGTAAGCAAGGATGAACCCCACAAAAACAGTGGGTCCAATAAAGAAAAGCAACCATAAAATGTTGTTACGGATGTTAATCCAGAACCTTTCCATGCCAAATAATCGGGAAAAGTTATATAGACCAGCAAATTTCCAGGTTGGTTTTAAACCCTGCCAGAAGGTAAATGCGGCCACAAAGTCCCAGACAATCATGCTGTAAAAAATGGCAATCAAAACTATGATGGGTATAAGGAACGCGATACCGGAAGCTCGATAATACCTCATTTTTGTCTCCTCCCTTCCCCATGTCGGTTTCTACCGACATGGGGAAGTTCTCTTTTTTACTTCCAGAACCAGCTACAAGCTTCAGCAAGATTTGTTCTTTCAGCAGCTTCAGCTATAGCGCTAATCGCCGCGTCAACGTCCTGATCAACCAGGAACTTGGTCAAGATATCCATGAGCTCGCTTCCAAAAGCAGGTGTAATCATGCCGCCATGAAATCCGTCACAGACAGCTCTCAGAGAGTTAAGGTCACGAGCGCTTCTCTGGCGATAAGGATCCGGGTATATATCTGGAGGCACATCGTTAACAATGGTTACCGATCCTTTAATCAGATTGAACGCTTTTTGGGCCTCTGGGGTAGTACACATTTGTATCCAGTCTCTGGCGTTGTTAGGATGTGGTGCTCCTTTAGGCAATGGGAAGGTATCTGCATGTCCCATCCATACGTTTGGAGGAATAGCTGTTACGCTAAAGTCCACTTCTGGTTCCATGCCTATGTTAAGGTAATATCCCAGAATCCAGTCACCCATC
This portion of the Thermatribacter velox genome encodes:
- a CDS encoding carbohydrate ABC transporter permease, with the translated sequence MIPIYAMISTSLKTQEEVALQKYLVPPQKLQTSNYAKAFEALKIGLRNSLIISLSATFVCILIGSMAGYALTGFNFRFATYLFFAIVVVTFLPYHVILIPITQFLKTLNLLNTYWGLILIYVILNAPMATLITGTFFMKVPPDLEEAAILDGCKPFKYYLKILLPVSLPGLISATILVFIQIYNEFLLGIALTRGPQVKPVMPFLAELKGTQIAQWHIQMAGAVITSIIPVLVFIFLGRYFISGLMAGYGKG
- a CDS encoding carbohydrate ABC transporter permease, yielding MRYYRASGIAFLIPIIVLIAIFYSMIVWDFVAAFTFWQGLKPTWKFAGLYNFSRLFGMERFWINIRNNILWLLFFIGPTVFVGFILAYLLTHLRRGESIFWQIFLFPMALSFIITGVLWAWMYDPSSGLINSILKMLGVNTSRLGWIALPKTAIYCMIVAAFWQYLGFALVIYLGAIKGIPYEMVEAARVDGASHWTVAFRIIFPNVGHATLICTTMLAITTVKVFDLVWIMTRGGPGVSTEILPYLMYRLTFDSRDIGMGTATSIVILALSAAMVIPYSMWAIKKWVRI